The Nocardioides marmorisolisilvae genomic interval CGAGCGAAGTCGCCAACGCTGCGCACCTCTGCGCGGAGACATGGTCACTGGTCGCGTCGCTGGGCCGGCAGGAGGGCCCGGCCCGGGGCCGGGCGGAGCAAGCCGCCCTCGCAGCTGCCGCCCTCCCGTCGCTCGAGCGGGACCTCGTCACGGCCCTCGGGGCGGCCGGCGCACTCCAGAACGCCGAGGTCAGTGCCTGATGGGCGACGAGCTCGACCCCCGGCAGGCCCTTGCCCCGACCGGGTTCATCGACAGCGACCACCACGACGTGCGCGACTTCACCGAGTCCGTGGTGCGAGGTGTCCAGGATCCGCGTGAGCGGGTCGGGCTGCTCTTCGCGGAGGTCCGCGACCGACTCCGCTACGACCCCTACAGCGTCACCGCGGCCCCCCCGACCTACCGCGCCAGCGCGATCCTTGACGGTGGCCCCACCTGGTGCGTCCCGAAGGCGGTGCTGCTCACGGCGAGCCTGCGCGCTGCGGGGATCCCGGCCGTACTGGGGTTCTCCGATGTCCGCAACCACCTCAACAGCGAGGCGCTGCTGGAGCTGATGGGCACGGACCTGTTCGTGTTCCACGGGTGGAGCGCGGCGTACGTCGACGGCCGGTGGCGCAAGGGCTCGCCGGCCTTCAACTCCGAGCTGTGCCGCCGCTTCGGCGTACCTCCGTTGGAGTTCGACGGATCGCAGGACGCCCTGCTCCACGCAGCCGACGGCGCCGGCCGCCGCCACATGGAGTACGTCCGCGAGCGGGGGATGTTCGTGGACCTACCGTTCGATGAGCTGATGGCAACACTGCTGGACACCTACGGCCCCGCGATGGTGCGCGGCTCGGGATCCTCGCGCCCTGAGGATCCCGCCTTCGGCGCCTGAGCACGGATGGACCGCGCCGCCGCGGTGGCTCCACGCAGCTCGCACACCATCGTGATGAGGACGTCCTCGAGCCGTTGACGGCCCACTTCGACGGCACGTGCGGGCTCCAGGTCACGGAGGTCCTCGAGCGGGACGGGAGCGCCGACGAACACGCTCACCTGCCGTCGCCAACCCCATCGCAACCGCCCGCTGTATGCGGGCAGGATCTCCTGGGCACCCCACTGGGCCACCGGGAGGAGCGGGACCGACGCCTCGAGGGCGATGCGAACCGCCCCTGACTTCATCGTCATCGGCATACCGTCCTCCCGCTTGCTGATAGAACCCTCGGGATACACCAGAAGGAGCTGACCACAGCGTGCCGCCTTCACCGCGTCGTCGTACCCTGCGCGTCCGGCAGCCCGGTCGACCTTGACGTGGCCGGCCGCACGGAACCACCTGCCCACGATCGGACCGTGGAAGAGGCTGTCCTTCGCCAAGAACCGCGGCACCCGCCCCGAGGCCAGCACCAGCTCCGCGACTAGCAGAGGGTCGATGTGCGAGACGTGGTTGGCGGCCAGCACTGCCCCACCCGACCTCGGGATCCCTGAGACTCCGCGCCAGTCCGGCCGGCGCAGCACGATCAGGAACGGCTTGCAGCTCAGCACGGCCACCCACCAGGCAAGGCCACGTCGCTCGGCATCGGTTTGAGGACGGTGAGGTGTCCAGATGAGCCGCATAGCGACGAGTGTAGACAA includes:
- a CDS encoding lysophospholipid acyltransferase family protein: MRLIWTPHRPQTDAERRGLAWWVAVLSCKPFLIVLRRPDWRGVSGIPRSGGAVLAANHVSHIDPLLVAELVLASGRVPRFLAKDSLFHGPIVGRWFRAAGHVKVDRAAGRAGYDDAVKAARCGQLLLVYPEGSISKREDGMPMTMKSGAVRIALEASVPLLPVAQWGAQEILPAYSGRLRWGWRRQVSVFVGAPVPLEDLRDLEPARAVEVGRQRLEDVLITMVCELRGATAAARSIRAQAPKAGSSGREDPEPRTIAGP
- a CDS encoding transglutaminase-like domain-containing protein, which encodes MGDELDPRQALAPTGFIDSDHHDVRDFTESVVRGVQDPRERVGLLFAEVRDRLRYDPYSVTAAPPTYRASAILDGGPTWCVPKAVLLTASLRAAGIPAVLGFSDVRNHLNSEALLELMGTDLFVFHGWSAAYVDGRWRKGSPAFNSELCRRFGVPPLEFDGSQDALLHAADGAGRRHMEYVRERGMFVDLPFDELMATLLDTYGPAMVRGSGSSRPEDPAFGA